In one Brassica oleracea var. oleracea cultivar TO1000 chromosome C9, BOL, whole genome shotgun sequence genomic region, the following are encoded:
- the LOC106318671 gene encoding LOW QUALITY PROTEIN: polygalacturonase At1g48100 (The sequence of the model RefSeq protein was modified relative to this genomic sequence to represent the inferred CDS: deleted 1 base in 1 codon), translating into MSFASKLLYAFFLILLSSSRVTHNMNISPSPAPNPAYYDDNNNVFDVTSFGAIGDCTRTDDTSAFKMAWETACMTTGVGSAVLLVPYTFCFLVKPTSFNGPCRTRLTLQIDGIIVSPDGPKSWAWNFKRQWLMFYRVNGLSIQGSGLVNGRGQKWWDLPCKPHKGVNGTTQPGPCDSPVAVRIFQSSKVKIKGLAFKNSAQFHVRFDNCDDVVVDSVTINAPASSPNTDGIHIENTHNVQIRNSVISNGDDCVSIGAGCFNVDIKNITCGPSHGISIGSLGVHNSSAWVSNITVTNSTIWNSDNGVRIKTWQGGSGLVSRIVFRNILMVNVRNPIMIDQYYCQTKNCANQTSAVIISDVLYANIKGSYDLRSPPMHFGCSDSFPCTNLRLEDVDLFPYKGQLFENPFCWNAYGSMQTVTVPPINCLLEALPGC; encoded by the exons ATGTCATTCGCTTCTAAACTCTTGTATGCATTCTTCTTGATCTTATTATCATCGTCTCGAGTTACTCACAACATGAATATAAGCCCATCACCAGCTCCAAATCCTGCTTATTATGATGATAACAACAATGTCTTCGACGTGACATCGTTTGGAGCCATCGGCGATTGTACG AGGACGGACGACACTTCAGCATTCAAGATGGCATGGGAGACGGCATGTATGACCACAGGTGTTGGCTCAGCCGTTCTTCTTGTTCCTTACACCTTTTGTTTCTTGGTGAAGCCAACCAGCTTCAATGGTCCTTGCAGAACTCGCCTTACACTACAA ATCGATGGGATCATTGTGTCTCCCGATGGACCGAAGTCGTGGGCATGGAACTTCAAGAGGCAGTGGCTAATGTTCTACAGAGTGAACGGATTATCAATTCAAGGCTCTGGTCTTGTCAATGGCCGTGGTCAAAAATGGTGGGACCTTCCTTGCAAACCTCACAAGGGCGTTAATGGAACGACTCAGCCCGGTCCATGTGACAGTCCTGTG GCAGTTAGGATATTTCAAAGCTCAAAAGTGAAAATCAAAGGGCTGGCCTTCAAGAACAGTGCTCAGTTCCATGTAAGGTTTGACAATTGCGATGACGTGGTTGTAGACTCTGTGACCATCAATGCACCAGCCTCTAGTCCCAACACTGATGGGATCCACATTGAGAATACACATAACGTTCAGATTCGCAATTCCGTTATTTCTAACG GAGATGATTGTGTTTCAATCGGAGCAGGCTGCTTTAATGTGGATATTAAGAATATTACCTGCGGTCCAAGCCACGGTATTAG CATAGGAAGCCTTGGAGTTCACAACTCAAGCGCATGGGTCTCGAACATAACTGTGACAAACTCAACCATATGGAACTCAGACAATGGTGTACGGATAAAGACATGGCAAGGAGGGTCAGGCTTGGTTTCAAGAATCGTGTTCCGCAACATTTTGATGGTGAACGTTCGTAACCCTATAATGATAGACCAATACTACTGCCAAACCAAGAACTGTGCGAACCAAACCAGCGCAGTCATCATCAGCGATGTCCTGTATGCGAATATCAAAGGGAGCTACGATCTGAGAAGCCCACCTATGCATTTTGGTTGCAGCGACTCTTTCCCCTGTACAAACTTAAGACTAGAGGATGTTGACCTCTTTCCTTACAAAGGCCAGCTTTTTGAAAACCCATTTTGCTGGAATGCGTATGGAAGCATGCAGACGGTTACTGTCCCGCCTATTAATTGCCTGCTTGAGGCTCTTCCGGGCTGCTGA
- the LOC106318672 gene encoding pyrrolidone-carboxylate peptidase 1 has protein sequence MGSEGPTAVTINITGFKKFHGVAENPTEKMANNLKEYLAKNPQSKDVVLGSCTVLETAGQGALASLYQLLQSAINTKESESVTCGKTIWVHFGVNSGAKKFAIEQQAVNEATYRCPDELGWKPQHLPIVPSDGPISTVRKTTLPVEEITKALEKKGFEVITSDDAGRFVCNYVYYHSLRFAEQNKTYSLFVHVPLFVAVDEETQMRFTASLLEVLTSACK, from the exons ATGGGTTCTGAAGGACCAACGGCAGTGACAATCAACATCACAGGCTTCAAGAAGTTCCATGGAGTTGCTGAAAACCCAACGGAGAAAATGGCAAACAACCTGAAAGAATATTTAGCTAAGAATCCTCAGTCGAAAGACGTTGTTCTTGGAAGCTGTACCGTGCTTGAGACAGCTGGTCAAGGAGCTCTCGCTTCTCTATATCAGTTACTACAATCCGCAATTAACACGAAAGAGTCAGAGTCAGTGACCTGTGGAAAAACCATATGG GTTCACTTTGGAGTTAATAGTGGCGCTAAGAAATTCGCAATTGAGCAACAAGCTGTGAATGAAGCGACGTACCGTTGCCCTGATGAATTGGGTTGGAAGCCTCAG CATTTGCCTATTGTTCCCTCTGATGGTCCGATCTCAACTGTAAGAAAG ACTACTCTTCCTGTTGAAGAGATAACAAAGGCCTTGGAGAAGAAGGGCTTTGAGGTGATAACATCAGATGATGCAGGTCGTTTTGTGTGCAACTATGTCTATTATCACTCACTGAGATTTGCAGAACAGAACAAGACCTATTCACTCTTTGTTCACGTTCCTCTTTTCGTCGCTGTGGATGAGGAGACTCAGATGAGATTCACGGCTTCTCTCCTGGAGGTACTCACTTCTGCTTGCAAGTAA
- the LOC106318670 gene encoding pentatricopeptide repeat-containing protein At1g56690, mitochondrial, whose protein sequence is MKRVHLILQRSYCAVNSSFQISRLSKVGQINEARKCFDSLGFKAIGSWNSIVSGYFTNGMPIEARHLFDEMPERNIVSWNGLVSGYIKNGMINEAREAFEMMPERNVVSWTAMVKGYVQEGMVAEAETLFWRMPERNEVSWTVMLGGFIDDRRVDDARRLYDMMPVKDVVASTNIIGGLCKEGRVDEARMIFDDMRDRNVITWTSMVTGYCQNNRVDIARKLFEVMPEKTEVSWTSMLLGYTLSGRMEEAEAFFEAMPVKPVIACNAMIVGLGERGEIAKARRVFDSMNERDDATWRGMIKAYERNGFELEAIDLFGVMQRQGVRPSFPSLISVLSVCGALASLEYGRQVHAHLVRCRFDVDVYVASVLMTMYVKCGELVKAKLVFDRFPSKDVIMWNSIISGYASHGLGEEALKVFHEMPSSGTMPNKVTIVAILTACSYAGKVEEGVEIFESMESRFCVAPSVEHYSCTVDMLGRAGRIDEAMKLIETMTVKPDATVWGALLGACRTHSRLDLAEVAAKKLFEIEPENAGPYVLLSSINASRANWGDVAEMRKDMRNKNVSKFPGCSWIEVDKKVHTFFRGDIRNHPEKTLISMILEKTEGLLREAGYSPDCSHVLHDVDEEEKMDNLRLHSERLAVAYGLLKLPEGVPIRVIKNLRVCRDCHAAIKLISKVMEREIILRDANRFHHFKKGVCSCKDYW, encoded by the coding sequence ATGAAGAGGGTTCACTTAATCCTGCAAAGAAGCTACTGTGCAGTCAATTCCAGTTTCCAAATCTCTCGCCTCTCAAAGGTCGGCCAAATCAACGAAGCTCGCAAGTGTTTCGATTCACTAGGCTTCAAAGCAATCGGTTCCTGGAACTCCATCGTCTCCGGGTACTTCACAAACGGCATGCCAATAGAAGCGCGCCACCTGTTCGACGAAATGCCCGAGAGAAACATCGTTTCTTGGAACGGTCTGGTTTCAGGGTATATTAAAAACGGGATGATTAACGAAGCCAGGGAAGCGTTTGAGATGATGCCGGAGAGGAACGTCGTCTCGTGGACGGCGATGGTGAAAGGCTACGTGCAAGAAGGTATGGTCGCTGAAGCGGAGACGTTGTTTTGGAGAATGCCTGAGAGGAATGAGGTTTCTTGGACTGTGATGCTTGGTGGGTTTATCGACGACAGGCGTGTCGACGACGCGCGTAGGTTGTATGATATGATGCCTGTGAAGGATGTTGTAGCGAGTACCAACATTATTGGTGGGTTGTGTAAAGAAGGTAGAGTAGATGAGGCTAGGATGATTTTTGATGATATGAGGGATAGGAATGTGATTACTTGGACGAGTATGGTTACAGGGTACTGTCAGAATAACCGTGTGGATATTGCTAGGAAGCTGTTTGAAGTGATGCCGGAGAAGACTGAGGTTTCTTGGACTTCAATGCTTTTGGGATATACACTGAGTGGGAGGATGGAAGAAGCTGAGGCTTTCTTTGAGGCGATGCCGGTGAAACCGGTTATTGCTTGTAATGCGATGATCGTTGGGTTGGGAGAGAGAGGGGAGATAGCGAAAGCGAGGAGGGTTTTTGATTCGATGAATGAGAGAGACGATGCTACTTGGAGGGGGATGATCAAAGCTTACGAGAGAAACGGTTTCGAATTGGAAGCTATTGATTTGTTTGGCGTAATGCAGAGACAAGGAGTCAGACCGAGCTTTCCGTCTTTGATCAGTGTTCTTTCGGTCTGTGGAGCCTTAGCGAGTCTTGAGTACGGTAGACAGGTCCATGCTCACTTGGTTAGATGTCGGTTTGATGTTGATGTGTACGTCGCCTCTGTTTTGATGACCATGTATGTGAAATGCGGCGAGCTTGTGAAGGCAAAGCTAGTGTTCGACAGGTTCCCTTCAAAGGATGTGATCATGTGGAACTCGATCATTTCTGGTTACGCATCACACGGTTTAGGAGAAGAAGCTCTTAAGGTTTTCCATGAGATGCCGTCGTCTGGCACAATGCCTAACAAAGTCACCATAGTCGCAATTCTGACGGCGTGTAGCTATGCAGGGAAAGTGGAGGAAGGGGTTGAGATATTCGAATCGATGGAGTCGAGGTTTTGCGTTGCACCAAGCGTTGAGCATTACTCTTGCACGGTGGATATGCTTGGGCGTGCGGGGAGGATAGACGAAGCGATGAAGCTGATCGAAACTATGACAGTAAAGCCAGACGCTACGGTTTGGGGAGCTCTGCTAGGAGCTTGTAGAACTCACTCGCGGCTTGATTTAGCTGAAGTTGCCGCGAAGAAACTCTTCGAGATCGAGCCAGAGAACGCTGGTCCGTACGTTTTGTTGTCTAGTATAAACGCGTCTCGAGCTAACTGGGGAGATGTTGCAGAGATGAGGAAAGACATGAGGAACAAGAATGTGAGTAAGTTCCCTGGTTGCAGCTGGATCGAAGTAGACAAGAAAGTGCACACTTTCTTCCGTGGAGATATAAGAAACCATCCCGAGAAGACGTTGATATCGATGATATTGGAGAAAACAGAGGGGTTATTGAGAGAAGCTGGTTATAGTCCTGACTGTAGCCACGTGTTGCATGATGTAGACGAGGAAGAGAAAATGGATAACTTGAGATTGCACAGCGAGAGGCTGGCAGTTGCTTATGGACTCTTGAAGCTACCGGAAGGAGTTCCCATTCGAGTCATCAAAAACCTTAGAGTCTGTCGAGATTGCCACGCCGCCATTAAACTGATTTCGAAAGTGATGGAGCGAGAGATCATTCTTAGAGATGCAAACAGATTCCATCATTTCAAGAAGGGAGTGTGTTCCTGTAAAGATTATTGGTGA
- the LOC106318997 gene encoding GDSL esterase/lipase LIP-4: protein MATLFPHSDSFSFFFVTFISLAVLSHRHPSATAAAGCQAPPVIFNFGDSNSDTGGLVAGLGYLVGLPNGRLFFRRSTGRLCDGRLLIDFLCQSLNTSLLRPYLDSLGGSRFQNGANFAIVGSTTLPRNVPFSLNIQLMQFLHFKSRSLELASTSNPSKGMFISESGFRNALYMIDIGQNDIARSFSLGNSYSQTVKLIPQFISEIKTSIKRLYDEGGRRFWIHNTGPLGCLPQKLSMAQRKDLDQHGCLASYNAAAKLFNQMLDHMCEKLRIELRDATIIYIDIYAIKYSLIANSKGYGFERPLMACCGYGGSPYNYNSKITCSHRGANVCDKGSRFVSWDGIHYTETANAIVAMKVLSMQYSKPKAPFDFFCRR, encoded by the exons ATGGCAACTCTTTTTCCCCACTCCGATTCATTCTCCTTCTTCTTTGTTACATTCATTTCACTGGCTGTTCTTAGTCATCGGCATCCCTCTGCAACAGCCGCAGCAGGTTGTCAAGCTCCGCCAGTGATTTTTAACTTCGGAGATTCTAATTCTGACACGGGCGGACTCGTCGCTGGACTCGGTTACCTCGTTGGCCTCCCTAACGGGCGCTTATTTTTTCGGCGATCCACGGGACGTTTGTGCGACGGACGTCTTCTCATCGATTTCCTCT GCCAGAGTTTGAATACAAGTCTCTTGAGGCCATACTTGGATTCTTTGGGTGGATCAAGGTTCCAAAACGGTGCCAATTTCGCAATTGTTGGATCCACTACTCTCCCCAGAAACGTCCCATTTTCACTCAACATTCAGCTCATGCAATTCCTCCATTTCAAATCCAGATCACTCGAGCTAGCTTCTACTTCAA ATCCATCAAAGGGGATGTTCATAAGCGAGAGTGGATTCAGAAACGCATTGTACATGATCGATATAGGACAGAACGACATTGCTCGTTCCTTCTCTTTAGGCAACTCGTATTCTCAGACGGTCAAGTTGATTCCACAATTTATTTCCGAGATAAAAACCAGCATAAAG AGATTGTATGATGAAGGAGGAAGGAGATTCTGGATCCACAACACTGGGCCACTGGGTTGTCTACCTCAGAAACTTTCAATGGCTCAGAGAAAAGATCTTGACCAGCATGGTTGCTTAGCCAGTTACAACGCGGCAGCAAAACTGTTTAACCAAATGTTAGATCATATGTGCGAGAAACTGAGGATTGAACTGAGAGATGCCACCATAATCTATATTGACATATACGCTATCAAATACAGCCTCATTGCAAATTCCAAAGGATACG GTTTTGAGAGACCCTTAATGGCGTGTTGCGGGTACGGAGGGAGTCCTTACAACTACAATTCGAAAATAACATGTTCACATAGAGGCGCTAATGTATGTGACAAAGGATCTCGGTTCGTAAGCTGGGATGGGATTCATTACACTGAGACAGCTAATGCCATTGTGGCCATGAAAGTGCTTTCAATGCAATACTCCAAGCCAAAAGCTCCCTTCGATTTCTTCTGTCGTCGCTGA
- the LOC106317293 gene encoding uncharacterized protein LOC106317293, giving the protein MNSVGREFIPRKFEERFSKKWIWDRFKNKVDVCRKAYVKFKKLTHNRTGLVYDAMGRLEMPDAWWDQRIAEWPGARKYKNKVPPNMDMFEAEFGAVSVTGAEGWCAQQGEASLDSRMDAEKEDESDSADTDMPAPREGTSRAGCSKSKRKRKEVDQEPYVVRNAILA; this is encoded by the exons ATGAATTCAGTTGGAAGAGAGTTCATCCCTAGGAAGTTTGAAGAGAGATTTAGTAAGAAATGGATATGGGACAGGTTTAAGAACAAGGTTGATGTTTGTAGAAAAGCATATGTCAAGTTTAAGAAGCTGACTCACAACAGAACCGGACTTGTCTATGATGCTATGGGACGGTTGGAGATGCCAGATGCTTGGTGGGATCAACGCATAGCG GAATGGCCAGGTGCAAGAAAGTATAAGAACAAAGTACCTCCAAACATGGATATGTTTGAAGCAGAGTTTGGTGCTGTTAGTGTGACTGGAGCAGAAGGATGGTGTGCTCAGCAAGGAGAAGCTAGCTTAGATTCTAGAATGGATGCAGAAAAGGAAGATGAATCAGATTCTGCTGACACAGATATGCCAGCACCAAGAGAAGGAACAAGTAGAGCTGGATGTTCAAAGTCAAAAAGAAAGCGTAAAGAAGTTGATCAAGAGCCTTATGTTGTACGAAATGCAATTCTGGCATAA
- the LOC106314439 gene encoding uncharacterized protein LOC106314439, which translates to MVRWYLDDDDEDEYEDDVLKPERLLQRTDRGAGWHHVQQLMHGADQQCYDILRMNQRTFQDLCKMLATRCGLKETNNVYIEEGVAMFLEVVGQDKTVRVIAERYQRSLDTVKRKLEEVLSVLLKFAADVLKLEDGEFTRVCPALRDDDRYWPCFKDCIGALDGTHISVRPPKRNEEAYRGRKQEPTMNVLAICNFDMKFIYAYVGVPDRAHDTKVLTYCARNEPFFPHPPNGKYYLVDAGYPTRIGYLGQYRRVRYHLDQFNRGGPPTNSREVFNRRHSSLRSVIERTFGVWKAKWRILDRRHPKYGLIKWIKLVTATMALQNFIRDSHREDNDFVRWQRREEYHTHGREREKDGDEDEEKWNDDEDN; encoded by the exons ATGGTTAGGTGGTACTTGGATGATGATGATGAGGATGAATATGAGGACGATGTGCTTAAGCCAGAGAGATTGCTTCAAAGAACAGATCGAGGTGCTGGATGGCATCATGTTCAGCAGCTTATGCACGGGGCAGATCAACAGTGTTATGATATTCTTCGCATGAATCAGAGGACATTTCAAGATTTGTGTAAGATGTTAGCGACGAGATGTGGGTTAAAAGAAACGAACAATGTCTATATTGAAGAAGGGGTTGCAATGTTCCTTGAAGTGGTGGGTCAAGATAAGACGGTACGGGTTATTGCAGAAAGATATCAGCGTTCGTTGGATACGGTCAAAAGGAAACTTGAAGAGGTTTTGAGTGTTCTCTTGAAATTTGCTGCAGATGTACTAAAACTAGAAGATGGTGAGTTCACAAGAGTATGTCCTGCTTTGAGAGATGATGATCGATACTGGCCATGTTTTAAAGATTGTATTGGGGCATTGGATGGAACTCATATCTCAGTTCGCCCTCCTAAGCGAAATGAAGAAGCATACCGAGGTAGAAAACAGGAGCCGACCATGAATGTCCTTGCTATATGTAACTTCGATATGAAGTTCATATATGCTTATGTGGGTGTACCGGATAGAGCACATGACACAAAGGTATTGACTTACTGTGCGAGGAACGAGCCCTTTTTTCCACATCCGCCAAATGGAAAGTACTATTTGGTTGATGCGGGATATCCCACAAGAATAGGGTATCTTGGTCAGTATCGCAGAGTTCGGTACCATCTCGATCAGTTCAACAGAGGAGGACCGCCAACGAACAGTCGAGAGGTGTTTAACCGGAGACATTCAAGCTTGCGATCAGTGATTGAACGGACATTTGGAGTATGGAAAGCAAAATGGAGAATTCTTGACCGTAGGCATCCAAAGTATGGTTTGATCAAATGGATAAAGCTAGTAACAGCAACGATGGCTCTACAAAACTTCATACGTGATTCACATCGAGAAGATAATGATTTTGTGCGTTGGCAGAGAAGAGAAGAATATCATACACATG GAAGAGAAAGAGAGAAAGACGGTGATGAGGATGAAGAGAAGTGGAATGATGATGAAGACAATTAG
- the LOC106319140 gene encoding DNA ligase 1, translating into MSPNQENVKKEKLHITMKTQEVDPNEKGEKVEVEMEVKAKSTEKVKIKDDEKSKDEKEKEKTKVKDEVEEDKHAEKKDEKRVSRKHGKDEEGHGDMETEEHDKKQKKKNKNKEKKDEDVSQGNEELEDDKEGKNKVSKEKKTKEDSKGDKKKRKEEKDEPEEKTEVKKKKEKKDSDVKVEDTEKEHKKKKKDKEKKDEDVSQEEEGGNKKKKKEKDESGADGKDKKKDKEKKPKEESKDKKEKKLKKGKNDEHEEEEEGEKKEKDESGADGKDKEKKLKEESKDKQEKKLKKGENDEHEEEEGEKKKEMKEDHKEEKKKSKDKAKKKETDEKCEKEADDEDEGEKKQKKKKEKGEKDNKEDKKNEKNLEVEVLSRDIKFEEPGAEGEEGKSKDKKTKNRKDTEGDNGSEEENQNKEEGRKGEEEKKSKKKDKEKNKKKDPKEKKKTKDEEEKNIAGSKDEDDDEETEKKEEKKGKDVKKLDDTKKKGNDIGKLKMKLKKIDEKIGALMEKKADIVNQIKDAEGLGKGEQEGET; encoded by the coding sequence ATGTCACCGAACCAAGAAAATGTCAAGAAAGAGAAACTTCATATAACAATGAAGACACAGGAAGTGGATCCAAATGAGAAGGGAGAGAAGGTTGAGGTGGAGATGGAAGTTAAGGCCAAGTCAACTGAGAAGGTTAAAATAAAGGACGACGAGAAATCAAAAGACGAAAAGGAGAAAGAAAAGACAAAGGTAAAAGATGAGGTAGAAGAAGACAAACATGCCGAGAAGAAAGATGAAAAACGTGTTTCAAGGAAACATGGGAAAGATGAAGAAGGCCATGGAGATATGGAAACTGAAGAGCATGATAAGAAACAAAAGAAGAAAAATAAAAATAAGGAGAAGAAAGATGAGGATGTATCACAAGGAAATGAGGAGTTAGAAGATGACAAAGAAGGTAAGAACAAGGTGAGTAAAGAGAAGAAAACCAAAGAAGATTCCAAGGGTGACAAGAAGAAGAGAAAGGAAGAGAAGGATGAGCCTGAGGAAAAAACCGAAGTTAAGAAGAAAAAAGAGAAGAAAGATTCTGATGTAAAAGTTGAAGACACAGAGAAGGAACACAAGAAAAAAAAGAAAGATAAGGAGAAGAAAGATGAAGATGTATCACAAGAAGAAGAAGGAGGTAATAAAAAGAAGAAGAAAGAGAAGGATGAATCAGGTGCAGACGGAAAAGACAAGAAGAAAGATAAAGAGAAGAAGCCGAAAGAAGAATCCAAAGATAAGAAAGAAAAGAAACTGAAAAAAGGAAAAAATGATGAGCATGAAGAAGAAGAAGAAGGGGAAAAGAAAGAGAAGGATGAATCAGGTGCAGACGGAAAAGACAAAGAGAAGAAACTAAAAGAAGAATCCAAAGATAAGCAAGAAAAGAAGCTGAAAAAAGGAGAGAATGATGAACATGAAGAAGAAGAAGGGGAAAAGAAAAAAGAGATGAAAGAAGATCACAAGGAGGAAAAGAAGAAGAGTAAAGATAAGGCGAAGAAAAAGGAAACTGATGAGAAATGTGAGAAAGAAGCAGACGATGAGGATGAAGGAGAAAAGAAGCAGAAAAAGAAGAAAGAGAAAGGCGAAAAAGATAACAAAGAAGATAAGAAGAATGAGAAAAACCTTGAAGTTGAAGTGTTGTCCAGAGATATTAAATTTGAAGAACCAGGAGCTGAAGGAGAGGAAGGCAAGTCCAAGGACAAGAAAACTAAGAATAGAAAAGACACCGAGGGAGATAATGGTAGTGAAGAAGAGAACCAAAATAAAGAAGAAGGCCGGAAGGGTGAAGAAGAGAAGAAAAGTAAGAAGAAAGACAAAGAGAAGAACAAGAAAAAAGACCCAAAGGAAAAGAAAAAAACAAAGGATGAAGAAGAGAAGAACATAGCAGGGTCAAAAGATGAAGATGATGATGAAGAAACTGAGAAAAAGGAAGAAAAGAAAGGAAAAGATGTGAAGAAGCTTGATGATACCAAGAAGAAGGGTAATGACATTGGTAAGCTGAAAATGAAACTAAAGAAGATTGATGAAAAAATAGGAGCTCTAATGGAGAAAAAGGCAGATATTGTGAATCAGATTAAAGACGCAGAGGGACTGGGAAAGGGAGAGCAAGAAGGTGAAACATGA